One segment of Vulpes lagopus strain Blue_001 chromosome 8, ASM1834538v1, whole genome shotgun sequence DNA contains the following:
- the LOC121497729 gene encoding translation initiation factor IF-2-like, with protein sequence MHTQQGNGKRDWRQFYENSAAQVSRVCPLLTLPGHRRPGRCPHPDPFPVNPPGSGTRLSRSEPPTEVARGHPKSDAAHPAQQPGPGTGGVLWGQRGHREEATGARRGPGRGSPPRRLLGVAPGPPSRRDPDVGLPSAAAGHLIPGLQGLPRRRRPAPPRAPRAEPGEPGEPGEPAEGGEAPGAGPALGAGGRVCSSEAGAPRGPEAPKRWTRASAGAPPQHPQRRAPSRPARPARLRPPRAQPPAPPPEPLARLPANSAKCLASSPRRVGLRLCSQAVHTHADAQGCSDLFTFTTDSSRGASTGCTPARAGPVCSPMRVCYSCPPRPPAAVPGKPRGWDWGRAARSADAPPGWGGWALGVPRGRGLAGAGTA encoded by the exons ATGCACACTCAGCAGGGAAACGGGAAGAGGGATTGGCGGCAGTTTTATGAAAACAGCGCAGCTCAAGTGTCCCGCGTGTGCCCCCTGCTCACCCTGCCGGGGCACA GGCGCCCTGGCCGTTGCCCGCACCCCGACCCCTTCCCTGTCAACCCCCCAGGTTCTGGGACGCGCCTCTCTCGCTCTGAGCCTCCGACCGAGGTCGCTCGGGGCCACCCCAAGTCTGACGCCGCTCACCCCGCGCAGCAGCCGGGGCCCGGGACTGGCGGGGTGCTCTGGGGGCAGAGAGGGCACAGGGAGGAGGCGACGGGCGCCCGTCGTGGCCCAGGCCGGGGCTCTCCGCCTCGCCGGCTCCTCGGGGTGGCGCCCGGGCCTCCCTCCCGCCGAGACCCGGACGTGGGGCTGCCTTCCGCTGCAGCCGGGCATCTGATCCCCGGCCTCCAAGGGCtaccccgccgccgccgcccagcgCCTCCTCGGGCTCCGAGAGCCGAGCCGGGagagccgggggagccgggggagccTGCGGAGGGAGGAGAGGCGCCCGGGGCAGGGCCGGCTCTCGGCGCCGGGGGCCGGGTCTGCAGCTCGGAGGCGGGGGCTCCCCGCGGGCCGGAGGCGCCGAAACGCTGGACCCGGGCGAGCGCGGGGGCACCCCCGCAGCACCCCCAGCGGCGCGCGCCCTCCCGCCCAGCCCGGCCCGCGCGCCTGAGGCCGCCTCGCGCCCAGCCCCCGGCTCCGCCGCCAGAGCCCTTGGCCCGTCTCCCCGCCAACAGTGCTAAGTGTCTCGCCAGCTCTCCGCGCCGGGTGGGACTAAGGCTCTGCTCTCAGGCTGTGCACACGCACGCCGATGCCCAGGGGTGTAGTGACCTTTTCACCTTCACCACCGACTCCTCGAGAGGGGCCTCGACGGGATGTACCCCCGCAAGGGCCGGCCCCGTTTGTTCTCCGATGCGTGTCTGCTATTCCTGCCCACCGAGGCCTCCTGCAGCGGTTCCCGGAAAGCCCCGGGGGTGGGACTGGGGTCGGGCGGCCCGCAGCGCGGACGCGCCCCCGGGGTGGGGTGGATGGGCGCTGGGCGTCCCGCGTGGCCGCGGCCTGGCCGGGGCGGGCACCGCGTGA